In the genome of Coraliomargarita algicola, one region contains:
- the fabD gene encoding ACP S-malonyltransferase, producing MATGILFSGQGAQTVGMGRSLYDNSEIAKALYDEANEVLGWDLKTICFEGPEETLTETRVCQPALYVQGYVLFSILKERGLLSDLKAACGLSLGELTALAAAGVYDFATGLRLVAERGRLMQLACDATKGGMAAVIGGAPEDVQTFCDEFDIEIANLNCPGQIVISGDNAKVLEAVAASKGRFKLCKPLNVAGAYHSRLMESARDSFAEFIKDFDFKAPELVCYTNVTGQQISDPQAIKDALVSQVVSSVRFEDNLRNMAADNGISEFFECGPGKVLTGFAKRIDKSLVVTPMSEFDEIPA from the coding sequence ATGGCAACAGGTATTCTTTTTTCTGGGCAGGGCGCACAAACTGTGGGCATGGGCCGCTCGCTTTACGACAACTCGGAGATCGCGAAAGCGCTCTACGATGAAGCCAATGAGGTGCTGGGATGGGACTTGAAAACTATTTGTTTTGAAGGGCCGGAAGAGACTTTGACTGAGACTCGGGTCTGCCAACCTGCGCTTTATGTGCAAGGTTATGTGCTCTTTAGTATTCTGAAGGAGCGCGGATTGCTTTCCGACTTGAAGGCGGCCTGTGGCTTAAGCCTAGGGGAACTCACTGCGCTGGCAGCTGCGGGTGTGTATGATTTTGCGACTGGACTACGTCTGGTGGCGGAGCGTGGACGCTTAATGCAGTTGGCATGCGACGCGACTAAGGGTGGCATGGCGGCCGTGATCGGTGGTGCTCCTGAAGATGTGCAAACCTTTTGCGATGAGTTCGATATCGAAATCGCTAATTTAAATTGCCCGGGGCAGATCGTCATCTCGGGCGACAACGCTAAGGTGCTCGAAGCCGTCGCAGCTTCGAAGGGCCGTTTCAAACTGTGCAAGCCGCTCAACGTCGCGGGCGCGTATCACAGTCGCCTGATGGAATCGGCCCGTGATTCCTTTGCGGAGTTTATCAAAGACTTTGATTTCAAAGCGCCTGAACTGGTCTGCTATACCAATGTGACCGGTCAACAAATCAGCGATCCGCAAGCGATTAAAGATGCGTTGGTGAGCCAAGTGGTGTCCTCGGTGCGTTTCGAAGACAACTTGCGCAACATGGCGGCTGACAATGGCATCAGTGAATTCTTCGAGTGCGGTCCGGGTAAAGTGCTCACTGGCTTTGCCAAGCGTATTGACAAATCGCTGGTCGTCACGCCGATGTCTGAGTTTGACGAGATTCCTGCGTAG
- a CDS encoding UDP-N-acetylmuramate--L-alanine ligase: protein MRIYFMGICGTAMGNAALLVKEQGHEVLGCDAGVYPPMSDVLANAGIELLEGFDAARLAALKPDTVVVGNAMSRGNPEVEWLLNQSEVAYISLPELFHNTVLPQRRPVVITGTHGKTTTSTLTAYLLERAGARPGWLIGGVPNDLPGGAKLGQGKPFVIEGDEYDSAFFDKRSKFIHYRPQVAVLNNLEFDHADIFRDLEDVQRTFRHFLRIIPSSGFALVNGDDANLADLLPVTWTQVIRVGTAEDNELQIRNFQDAPAGAQFELVWKGALWAQVQWSMHGLFNARNAAMAALAAALASGCEDPFAFDLSALAQFGGVRRRQDLLYTDANWTVLEDFAHHPTAVAGAIEALRAAYPERAMTVCFEPRSNTAATSRFQAEFEVALSQADRVYFGAVHRAERMRPEERLDTAAMAESLSAKGLQAAAFTSNEALFEHLQEQLQSQPGGVIVFLTNGSFDALPRRIAELFGA, encoded by the coding sequence ATGCGTATTTACTTCATGGGTATTTGCGGCACTGCCATGGGCAATGCCGCGCTTCTCGTTAAAGAGCAAGGTCATGAAGTGCTTGGCTGCGACGCCGGCGTCTACCCGCCGATGTCCGATGTGCTGGCGAATGCCGGCATTGAGCTTTTGGAAGGTTTCGATGCGGCTCGACTGGCCGCATTGAAGCCAGACACCGTGGTGGTGGGCAATGCCATGAGCCGCGGCAATCCTGAGGTCGAGTGGCTGCTGAATCAGTCGGAAGTAGCTTACATCTCCTTACCCGAGCTCTTTCACAACACTGTTTTGCCCCAGCGCAGGCCCGTCGTCATTACCGGCACGCACGGTAAGACCACCACTTCTACGTTGACGGCCTATCTCTTAGAGCGGGCGGGCGCGCGGCCAGGCTGGTTGATCGGTGGCGTGCCCAATGATTTGCCGGGCGGTGCCAAGCTGGGGCAGGGGAAGCCTTTCGTGATTGAGGGCGACGAATATGACTCCGCGTTTTTTGATAAGCGCAGTAAGTTTATCCATTACCGTCCCCAAGTTGCGGTGCTGAATAACCTGGAGTTCGACCACGCTGATATTTTTCGTGATTTGGAAGATGTGCAGCGCACCTTCCGACATTTTTTGCGCATCATACCGAGTTCTGGTTTCGCGCTGGTCAATGGCGACGATGCCAATCTTGCGGACCTGTTGCCAGTTACTTGGACGCAAGTGATTCGCGTCGGCACCGCTGAGGACAACGAACTGCAGATTCGTAATTTTCAAGATGCTCCCGCCGGGGCACAGTTTGAGCTCGTGTGGAAGGGGGCCCTGTGGGCACAAGTGCAATGGTCCATGCACGGTCTCTTCAATGCGCGCAACGCGGCAATGGCTGCATTGGCGGCTGCTTTGGCCAGCGGCTGTGAAGACCCGTTCGCGTTTGACCTTTCGGCGCTGGCACAGTTTGGCGGTGTCCGTCGTCGACAAGACTTGCTCTATACAGATGCGAATTGGACCGTGCTGGAAGACTTCGCGCATCATCCTACCGCAGTGGCGGGAGCAATCGAGGCCTTGCGCGCAGCCTATCCCGAGCGTGCGATGACGGTTTGCTTTGAGCCGCGCAGCAACACCGCGGCAACTTCACGCTTTCAAGCCGAGTTTGAAGTGGCGCTTTCGCAGGCTGACCGAGTCTATTTCGGGGCGGTACACCGCGCCGAGCGCATGCGTCCCGAAGAGCGCCTAGACACGGCCGCGATGGCCGAGTCCTTGTCGGCAAAAGGATTACAAGCAGCCGCTTTCACGAGCAACGAGGCACTCTTCGAGCACTTGCAAGAGCAGCTACAAAGTCAGCCAGGCGGCGTGATCGTCTTTTTGACCAACGGTTCGTTTGATGCTTTGCCGCGTCGGATCGCTGAGTTGTTCGGTGCCTGA
- a CDS encoding amidohydrolase family protein, producing MIIDCHTHAYPAELVAAPRKWALAHCEMHWADLVAPKDRPGIQGWSDLDTMLAAMDAAAVDQAVLLGWYWENESTCRQQNAAVAQWLAAAPERLIGFAAIYPNANVIDQLENAQALGFRGVGELHMGVQDFSAASPHWQAMAEWCSAQAWPINCHATETAGHEHPGAIPTPLQEFVRMAEAAPELKLILAHWGGGLPFFEQNPKLRKTLRNVYYDCAASPLLYEMRVFKQMVDLVGIDKLLFGSDYPLRIYPRSQKTPEMARYIESIRTESGLTQEEQNKLMSGNFARLLS from the coding sequence ATGATCATCGATTGCCACACACATGCCTACCCTGCCGAACTGGTGGCAGCCCCCCGCAAATGGGCCTTGGCACATTGCGAAATGCACTGGGCCGACCTAGTGGCCCCGAAAGATCGCCCCGGCATACAAGGCTGGAGCGACCTGGATACAATGCTAGCGGCCATGGATGCCGCCGCAGTCGACCAAGCGGTGCTACTCGGGTGGTATTGGGAAAACGAATCGACATGCCGCCAGCAAAATGCCGCCGTCGCGCAATGGCTCGCAGCCGCGCCCGAGCGTCTCATCGGCTTTGCAGCCATCTACCCCAATGCCAATGTAATCGACCAGCTCGAAAACGCCCAAGCTCTAGGATTTCGCGGCGTGGGGGAACTGCACATGGGGGTGCAAGACTTCAGCGCGGCCAGTCCACATTGGCAAGCGATGGCCGAATGGTGCTCGGCCCAGGCCTGGCCGATCAACTGTCACGCGACCGAAACCGCTGGACACGAGCACCCCGGCGCGATCCCCACGCCGCTGCAGGAATTTGTCCGCATGGCAGAAGCAGCTCCCGAGTTAAAATTAATCCTCGCACACTGGGGCGGTGGCTTGCCCTTTTTCGAGCAAAACCCGAAACTACGCAAAACACTGCGCAATGTTTACTACGATTGTGCCGCCAGCCCACTACTATATGAAATGCGGGTTTTCAAGCAGATGGTCGATCTGGTCGGCATCGATAAGTTGCTGTTTGGCTCCGACTATCCATTAAGAATTTACCCACGCAGCCAGAAAACACCCGAAATGGCGCGCTACATCGAAAGCATTCGCACAGAATCCGGCCTCACCCAAGAAGAACAGAACAAGCTAATGAGCGGGAATTTTGCACGGCTGCTGTCGTGA
- the rpsU gene encoding 30S ribosomal protein S21 — MSLEVKVRKGEPMERALRRLKKRLDREGVIRDVRAKRYFVKPAQAKRRKKKELDFNNMLRVRYSNM, encoded by the coding sequence ATGTCACTTGAAGTAAAAGTCCGCAAAGGCGAGCCCATGGAACGTGCGCTCCGCCGCCTTAAGAAACGCCTCGACCGCGAGGGTGTGATTCGTGATGTGCGCGCTAAGCGTTATTTCGTAAAGCCTGCACAAGCTAAGCGTCGCAAGAAGAAGGAATTGGACTTCAACAATATGCTTCGCGTTCGTTATTCGAACATGTAG